Proteins from a genomic interval of Salvelinus sp. IW2-2015 linkage group LG14, ASM291031v2, whole genome shotgun sequence:
- the LOC111972461 gene encoding GTPase IMAP family member 4 isoform X1, producing the protein MESEKEVQSTGEDAPDPEEEEKRLAAAAREANHLTELRLVLLGWRWPGKSLTGNTILGHEEFRLERAAEFCVKRQTEVEGRQVTVIDTPGWFSTQSTPPVYQQEMVRGASMCGPLGPHAFLLVIPVGMFTEVDRARIEEHLALFGERVWRHTIVVFTWADVLRNMSIERHIKREGKDLQWVLEKCKMRYFVISNYIFGEHPQLRQLMEKIEKVVAEEGIYSPEEVEEKKPLGQNQNQTQNRELGARPKVNSAVGLAKMDMDPPHNSVDGLTD; encoded by the exons ATGGAATCGGAGAAAGAAGTGCAATCAACAG GAGAAGATGCCCCTGacccagaggaggaagagaagaggctaGCGGCAGCAGCCCGGGAAGCCAACCATCTAACTGAGTTGAGGCTGGTGCTGTTGGGCTGGAGGTGGCCTGGGAAGAGCCTGACAGGCAACACCATACTGGGCCATGAGGAGTTCCGCCTGGAGCGGGCGGCTGAATTCTGCGTCAAGCGTCAGACTGAGGTGGAGGGGCGCCAGGTGACGGTAATAGACACGCCGGGCTGGTTCTCGACCCAGTCCACGCCACCAGTCTACCAGCAGGAGATGGTGCGGGGCGCCTCCATGTGCGGGCCCCTGGGCCCTCACGCTTTCTTGCTGGTTATCCCTGTGGGCATGTTTACCGAGGTGGACCGGGCCCGCATCGAGGAGCACCTGGCTCTTTTCGGGGAGCGCGTGTGGAGGCATACCATCGTGGTGTTCACCTGGGCAGATGTGCTGAGGAACATGTCCATCGAGAGGCACATCAAGCGAGAGGGGAAGGATCTGCAGTGGGTGCTGGAAAAGTGCAAGATGCGGTACTTTGTCATCAGCAACTACATATTTGGGGAGCACCCCCAGCTGCGGCAGCTTATGGAGAAGATAGAGAAGGTGGTGGCGGAGGAGGGCATCTATAGcccagaggaggtggaggagaagaaacCTCTGGGCCAGAATCAGAACCAAACCCAGAACCGGGAGCTTGGTGCAAGGCCCAAAGTGAATTCTGCCGTAGGATTGGCCAAAATGGACATGGACCCGCCCCACA ATTCAGTGgatggactgactgactaa
- the LOC111972461 gene encoding GTPase IMAP family member 4 isoform X2: MESEKEVQSTGEDAPDPEEEEKRLAAAAREANHLTELRLVLLGWRWPGKSLTGNTILGHEEFRLERAAEFCVKRQTEVEGRQVTVIDTPGWFSTQSTPPVYQQEMVRGASMCGPLGPHAFLLVIPVGMFTEVDRARIEEHLALFGERVWRHTIVVFTWADVLRNMSIERHIKREGKDLQWVLEKCKMRYFVISNYIFGEHPQLRQLMEKIEKVVAEEGIYSPEEVEEKKPLGQNQNQTQNRELGARPKVNSAVGLAKMDMDPPHKKNP, encoded by the exons ATGGAATCGGAGAAAGAAGTGCAATCAACAG GAGAAGATGCCCCTGacccagaggaggaagagaagaggctaGCGGCAGCAGCCCGGGAAGCCAACCATCTAACTGAGTTGAGGCTGGTGCTGTTGGGCTGGAGGTGGCCTGGGAAGAGCCTGACAGGCAACACCATACTGGGCCATGAGGAGTTCCGCCTGGAGCGGGCGGCTGAATTCTGCGTCAAGCGTCAGACTGAGGTGGAGGGGCGCCAGGTGACGGTAATAGACACGCCGGGCTGGTTCTCGACCCAGTCCACGCCACCAGTCTACCAGCAGGAGATGGTGCGGGGCGCCTCCATGTGCGGGCCCCTGGGCCCTCACGCTTTCTTGCTGGTTATCCCTGTGGGCATGTTTACCGAGGTGGACCGGGCCCGCATCGAGGAGCACCTGGCTCTTTTCGGGGAGCGCGTGTGGAGGCATACCATCGTGGTGTTCACCTGGGCAGATGTGCTGAGGAACATGTCCATCGAGAGGCACATCAAGCGAGAGGGGAAGGATCTGCAGTGGGTGCTGGAAAAGTGCAAGATGCGGTACTTTGTCATCAGCAACTACATATTTGGGGAGCACCCCCAGCTGCGGCAGCTTATGGAGAAGATAGAGAAGGTGGTGGCGGAGGAGGGCATCTATAGcccagaggaggtggaggagaagaaacCTCTGGGCCAGAATCAGAACCAAACCCAGAACCGGGAGCTTGGTGCAAGGCCCAAAGTGAATTCTGCCGTAGGATTGGCCAAAATGGACATGGACCCGCCCCACA AGAAGAATCCATGA